The following proteins come from a genomic window of Crassostrea angulata isolate pt1a10 chromosome 1, ASM2561291v2, whole genome shotgun sequence:
- the LOC128173114 gene encoding cytochrome P450 2B4-like, whose product MEGQAALFSDLWTFLGVSSIAVCVYAVARAMSRRRYRLPPGPWAWPIFGNLLQLKGKKGIYYDIIMFRKTYGDVFRLKMGVHEVVFVFGYEYAHEILVKNGALTTRHPNWMYIPNTIFKGKGILWSNGDTWKALQDVLKSAQEDSRVVTSLQRYLAAEYDVFQSHVKDTSSAYDLEFLIRKTSFNFLSAFLLGKRHGHDDPASMNEIRNRLAELFAFTQSGNPENYLPFLANFERAKINRAAANHEILFNRFREIIQKKRDNPEDPPTDFLQIYLSNYAQEGSKNDISEADLLQTLIDMFSAGEVNLFMSTKWILMALVKYPEVQSKCRSEMRQVIGQGQRVQSQDRSRTPYTVATIKEIQRLYSPVPFTVFHCPIQDIQVGGYDIPKDTFMMIDCKSTCRDRQVWKDPDIFNPDRFLGIDLEGQLPERCFSPYGAGPRYCIGKYVADIFMYSLVANILQNFKITTKHPEQPLSFEDVYCLFGLQPLHFSEVTLVPLE is encoded by the exons ATGGAGGGACAAGCGGCTTTATTCTCGGATCTTTGGACTTTCCTCGGAGTTTCTTCAATTGCAGTATGCGTGTATGCTGTCGCACGTGCAATGTCGCGGAGACGGTACCGTCTACCCCCAGGGCCGTGGGCATGGCCAATCTTTGGCAATCTTCTGCAGCTCAAAGGAAAAAAGGGAATTTATTACGATATCATAATGTTTAGAAAAACATACGGCGATGTCTTTAGGTTGAAAATGGGGGTCCATGAAGTTGTGTTTGTGTTTGGATATGAATATGCTCATGAAATCTTAGTAAAAAACGGAGCTTTAACCACAAGACACCCGAACTGGATGTACATTCCAAATACGATCTTCAAAGGGA AAGGTATTTTATGGAGCAACGGTGATACATGGAAGGCTTTGCAAGACGTGCTGAAGTCGGCACAGGAAGATTCTCGTGTGGTTACGTCTTTACAGCGCTATCTAGCGGCAGAGTATGACGTATTCCAGTCACATGTCAAAGACACGTCGTCTGCCTACGATCTGGAATTTCTTATTAGAAAGACCTCTTTCAACTTTCTTTCTGCTTTCCTTTTGGGAAAAAG ACACGGTCACGACGATCCAGCTAGTATGAATGAAATCAGGAACAGATTGGCAGAATTGTTCGCTTTCACACAATCAGGCAATCCGGAAAACTATCTTCCATTTTTGGCCAATTTTGAGCGGGCAAAA attaACAGAGCTGCTGCTAATCACGAGATTTTATTCAATCGTTTCCGAGAAATAATTCAGAAAAAGAGAGACAATCCCGAAGATCCGCCGACAGATTTCCTTCAGATTTATTTATCAAACTACGCACAGGAAGGATCGAAAAACGATATATCTG AAGCCGACCTCCTACAGACTTTGATTGACATGTTTTCAGCGGGAGAAGTTAATCTTTTTATGAGCACAAAATGGATACTGATGGCGCTAGTGAAGTACCCGGAAGTTCAGTCCAAATGTAGATCGGAAATGCGCCAG GTGATTGGCCAAGGTCAGAGAGTACAATCCCAGGATAGGTCAAGGACGCCTTACACCGTGGCAACCATCAAAGAAATTCAAAGATTGTATTCACCGG TGCCCTTCACGGTTTTCCACTGTCCGATACAGGACATCCAGGTTGGGGGATACGATATCCCAAAGGACACGTTCATGATGATCGATTGCAAATCTACGTGCCGGGACAGACAAGTCTGGAAAGATCCGGATATCTTTAATCCAGACCGCTTTCTTGGGATCGATTTGGAGGGGCAACTTCCAGAGAGGTGCTTCAGTCCTTATGGAGCAG GGCCACGATACTGCATAGGAAAATACGTAGCAGACATATTTATGTACTCTCTTGTGGCAAATATTCTACAGAACTTCAAGATTACAACCAAACACCCAGAGCAACCGTTGTCTTTTGAAGATGTATACTGCTTGTTCGGTCTCCAACCACTGCACTTTTCAGAAGTTACGTTGGTGCCCCTGGAATGA